One window from the genome of Anopheles coluzzii chromosome X, AcolN3, whole genome shotgun sequence encodes:
- the LOC120958999 gene encoding putative odorant receptor 83c has translation MSEHPIHTFDRLIKRQRLLLKLIGIDSYDPAFRIHSLTFMLVCLALTFFVISLYDLYLFRDDLFNFVYVLITIFFATIGIGHISVFLLCSKLLAELLEQSYRTYRLVVDDQREQRILQWYTRLFQRAVDGYTLVFIGTSVAAGLLPLAIYLLSGDRVLPYGVVLPFVDPDSLVGYELNYIYQVSCIIWTPPGLVASVCMLFGLVLNICIQYDILAVKLQDLDELIRSPHPHRDAMIGCKLRSILRNQQRLISFIANIEAAKNVLSAVEVLSLGLQIVITLFVLQFSLWIPGLVLIPVFTMQLFLFCLLGTIIEDKGVKFSAGVYSLTWNELSKQDKQIFRLLLLSSQQPQTLTCAGMTCISLNLFVNMSQKFYSIFMMLRNM, from the exons ATGTCGGAGCATCCGATACACACCTTCGATCGGCTGATCAAACGGCAGCGCCTGCTGCTGAAGCTGATCGGCATCGATAGCTACGATCCGGCGTTCCGCATCCACTCGCTCACCTTCATGTTGGTGTGCCTGGCGCTCACCTTCTTCGTCATCTCGCTGTACGACCTGTACCTGTTCCGGGACGACCTGTTCAACTTTGTCTACGTGCTGATCACGATCTTCTTCGCGACGATCGGCATCGGCCACATATCGGTGTTCCTGCTGTGCAGCAAGCTGTTGGCGGAGCTGCTGGAGCAATCCTACCGCACCTACCGGCTGGTGGTGGACGATCAGCGCGAGCAGCGCATCCTGCAGTGGTACACCAGGCTGTTCCAGCGGGCTGTGGACGGCTACACGCTCGTCTTTATCGGCACGTCCGTGGCGGCCGGCTTGCTACCGCTCGCCATCTACCTGCTGTCCGGCGACCGGGTCCTGCCGTACGGTGTTGTGCTGCCGTTCGTCGACCCCGACTCGCTGGTGGGCTACGAGCTGAACTACATCTACCAGGTGAGCTGCATCATCTGGACGCCGCCTGGGCTGGTCGCGTCGGTATGCATGTTGTTTGGGCTCGTGCTGAACATCTGCATACAGTACGACATACTGGCGGTGAAGCTGCAGGACCTGGACGAGCTGATACGGTCGCCGCACCCGCACAGGGACGCGATGATTGGGTGCAAGCTGCGCAGCATCCTTCGCAATCAGCAACGACTGATCAG TTTCATCGCCAACATCGAAGCGGCAAAAAACGTCCTTTCGGCCGTGGAGGTACTCTCGCTAGGGCTGCAGATCGTTATCACACTGTTCGTATTGCAATTC TCACTCTGGATCCCCGGGCTGGTGCTGATACCGGTCTTCACAATGCAGCTCTTTCTGTTCTGCCTGCTCGGTACCATCATCGAGGATAAGGGCGTCAAGTTTTCGGCCGGCGTGTATAGCCTCACCTGGAACGAGCTGTCCAAGCAGGACAAGCAGATCTttcgcctgctgctgctgagctcACAGCAGCCCCAGACGCTCACCTGCGCCGGTATGACCTGCATCAGCCTGAACCTGTTCGTCAAT ATGTCGCAAAAGTTCTACTCAATCTTCATGATGTTACGCAACATGTAA